The following are from one region of the Macaca thibetana thibetana isolate TM-01 chromosome 2, ASM2454274v1, whole genome shotgun sequence genome:
- the CAND2 gene encoding cullin-associated NEDD8-dissociated protein 2: MSTAAFHISSLLEKMTSSDKDFRFMATSDLMSELQKDSIQLDEDSERKVVKMLLRLLEDKNGEVQNLAVKCLGPLVGKVKEYQVETIVDTLCANMRSDKEQLRDIAGIGLKTVLSELPPAATGSGLATNVCRKITGQLTSAIAQQEDVAVQLEALDILSDMLSRLGAPLGAFHASLLHCLLPQLSSPRLAVRKRAVGALGHLAAACSTDLFVELADHLLDRLPGPRAPTSPAAIRTLIQCLGSVGRQAGHRLGAHLDRLVPLVEDFCNLDDDELRESCLQAFEAFLRKCPKEMGPHMPNVTSLCLQYIKHDPNYNYDSDEDEEQMETEDSEFSEQESEDEYSDDDDMSWKVRRAAAKCIAALISSRPDLLPDFHRTLAPVLIRRFKEREENVKADVFTAYIVLLRQTRPPKGWLEAMEEPTQTGSNLHMLRGQVPLVVKALQRQLKDRSIRARQGCFSLLTELAGVLPGSLAEHMPVLVSGIIFSLADRSSSSTIRMDALAFLQGLLGTEPAEAFHPHLPTLLPPVMACVADPFYKIAAEALVVLQELVQALWPLDRPRILDPEPYVGEMSVVTLARLRATDLDQEVKERAISCMGHLVGHLGDRLGDDLEPILLLLLDRLRNEITRLPAVKALTLVAVSPLQLDLQPILAEALPILASFLRKNQRALRLATLAALDALAQSQGLSLPPSAVQAVLAELPALVNESDMHVAQLAVDFLATVTQAQPASLVEVSGPVLSELLRLLRSPLLPAGVLAAAEGFLQALVGTRPPCVDYAKLISLLTAPVYEQAVDGGPGLHKQVFHSLARCVAALSAACPQEAASTANRLVCDARSPHSSTGVKVLAFLSLAEVGQVAGPGPQRELKAVLLEALGSPSEDVRAAASYALGRVGAGSLPDFLPFLLEQIEAEPRRQYLLLHSLREALGAAQPDSLKPYAEDVWALLFRRCEGAEEGTRGVVAECIGKLVLVNPSFLLPRFRKQLAAGRPHTRSTVITAVKFLISDQPHPIDPLLKSFIGEFMESLQDPDLNVRRATLAFFNSAVHNKPSLVRDLLDDILPLLYQETKIRRDLIREVEMGPFKHTVDDGLDVRKAAFECMYSLLESCLGQLDICEFLNHVEDGLKDHYDIRMLTFIMLARLATLCPAPVLQRVDRLIEPLRATCTAKVKAGSVKQEFEKQDELKRSAMRAVAALLTIPEVGKSPIMADFSSQIRSNPELAALFESIQKDSTSAPSTDSMELS, translated from the exons GTTCATGGCCACCAGCGACCTGATGTCGGAGTTGCAGAAGGACTCCATTCAGCTGGACGAGGACAGCGAGCGCAAGGTGGTGAAGATGCTGCTCCGGCTCCTGGAGGACAAGAACGGTGAGGTGCAGAACCTGGCTGTTAAGTG CCTGGGTCCTCTGGTGGGCAAAGTGAAGGAGTACCAGGTGGAGACCATCGTGGACACCCTGTGCGCCAACATGCGGTCAGACAAGGAGCAGCTGCGAGACATCGCCGGCATTGGCCTCAAGACCGTCCTCTCGGAGCTCCCCCCTGCAGCAACAG GCTCCGGGCTGGCCACCAACGTGTGCCGGAAGATCACGGGCCAGCTCACCAGTGCCATTGCCCAGCAGGAGGATGTGGCTGTGCAGCTGGAAGCCCTGGACATCCTCTCTGACATGCTGAGCAG GCTGGGTGCCCCGCTGGGCGCCTTCCACGCTAGCCTCCTGCACTGTCTGCTGCCACAGCTGAGCAGCCCGCGCCTGGCGGTGCGCAAGCGGGCGGTTGGAGCGCTTGGCCACCTGGCGGCCGCCTGCAGCACCGACCTCTTCGTCGAACTCGCTGACCACCTACTGGACCGGCTTCCCGGCCCACGGGCGCCCACCAGCCCGGCTGCCATCCGCACCCTGATCCAATGTTTGGGCAGCGTCGGCCGCCAGGCCGGCCACCGCCTCG GGGCTCACCTGGACCGCCTGGTGCCCCTGGTGGAGGATTTCTGCAACCTGGATGATGATGAGCTCCGGGAGTCCTGCCTCCAGGCTTTTGAGGCCTTCTTGAGGAA GTGCCCCAAGGAAATGGGCCCTCACATGCCCAACGtgaccagcctctgcctccagtaCATAAAACATGACCCCAACTACAACTACGACAGTGATGAGGATGAGGAGCAGATGGAGACAGAGGATAGTGAATTCAGTGAGCAAG AGAGTGAGGATGAGtacagtgatgatgatgacatgAGCTGGAAGGTGCGCCGGGCAGCTGCTAAGTGCATCGCAGCCTTGATCAGCTCGCGGCCTGACCTGCTGCCTGATTTCCACCGCACCCTGGCACCTGTGCTCATCCGCCGCTTCAAAGAACGCGAGGAGAATGTCAAGGCTGATGTCTTCACCGCTTACATCGTGCTGCTGCGGCAAACGCGGCCCCCAAAGGGATGGCTGGAGGCCATGGAGGAACCCACCCAGACCGGCAGCAACCTCCACATGCTACGTGGACAG GTGCCCCTTGTGGTCAAGGCCCTGCAGCGGCAGCTTAAAGATCGGAGCATCAGAGCACGCCAGGGATGCTTTAGCCTCCTCACCGAGCTGGCAGGCGTCCTCCCCGGCAGCCTGGCTGAGCACATGCCTGTGCTGGTATCag GCATCATCTTCTCGCTGGCCGACCGCTCCAGCTCCTCCACCATCCGGATGGATGCCCTGGCCTTTCTGCAGGGGCTGCTGGGCACTGAACCAGCTGAGGCCTTTCACCCACACTTGCCCACCCTCCTGCCACCTGTGATGGCCTGTGTGGCTGACCCTTTCTATAAGATTGCAGCCGAGGCCCTGGTGGTGTTACAGGAGCTGGTGCAGGCCCTGTGGCCGCTGGACAGGCCTCGGATACTGGATCCTGAGCCGTATGTTGGAGAGATGTCTGTGGTTACCCTGGCGCGACTCCGTGCCACTGACCTGGACCAGGAGGTGAAGGAGCGGGCCATTTCCTGCATGGGCCACCTTGTAGGCCACCTGGGTGACCGGCTTGGGGATGACCTGGAGCCCATATTACTGCTCCTCCTGGACCGCCTGCGGAATGAGATCACCCGGCTGCCTGCCGTCAAGGCGCTTACGCTGGTGGCTGTGTCCCCGCTGCAGCTTGATCTACAGCCCATCCTGGCCGAGGCACTGCCCATTCTGGCCTCATTCCTGCGGAAGAATCAGCGGGCTTTGCGACTGGCCACACTGGCAGCCCTGGATGCCCTGGCCCAGAGccagggcctcagcctcccaccgtCTGCCGTGCAGGCTGTGCTGGCTGAGCTGCCTGCCCTGGTCAATGAGAGTGACATGCACGTGGCCCAGCTGGCTGTGGACTTCCTTGCCACAGTGACCCAGGCCCAGCCAGCCTCTTTGGTAGAGGTCAGTGGCCCTGTGCTCTCAGAGCTGCTGCGGCTGCTGCGTTCGCCCCTGTTGCCAGCCGGGGTTCTGGCAGCCGCTGAAGGCTTCCTGCAGGCCCTGGTGGGGACCCGTCCCCCGTGTGTGGACTATGCTAAACTCATCAGCCTGCTCACTGCTCCTGTTTATGAGCAGGCTGTGGATGGTGGGCCTGGCCTGCACAAGCAGGTGTTCCACTCATTGGCCCGGTGTGTGGCAGCCCTCTCAGCTGCCTGTCCCCAAGAGGCGGCAAGCACAGCCAACCGTCTGGTCTGCGATGCCAGGTCGCCCCACTCCAGCACGGGGGTCAAAGTCCTGGCATTCCTGTCGCTGGCTGAGGTGGGTCAGGTGGCTGGGCCAGGCCCCCAGCGGGAGCTGAAGGCAGTGCTCCTGGAAGCCTTGGGGTCACCCAGTGAGGATGTGAGGGCTGCGGCCTCGTATGCACTGGGCCGTGTGGGTGCTGGCAGCCTGCCCGACTTCCTGCCCTTCCTGCTGGAGCAGATCGAGGCTGAGCCCCGACGACAGTACCTGCTGCTGCACTCACTTAGGGAGGCCCTGGGGGCCGCCCAGCCTGACAGCCTGAAGCCCTACGCTGAGGACGTCTGGGCCCTGCTGTTCCGGCGCTGCGAGGGCGCTGAGGAGGGCACCCGGGGGGTGGTGGCTGAGTGCATTGGGAAGCTGGTCCTTGTGAACCCTTCGTTCCTTCTGCCCCGCTTCCGGAAGCAGCTTGCTGCAG GTCGGCCACACACCCGGAGCACCGTCATCACAGCGGTCAAGTTCCTCATCTCGGACCAGCCCCATCCCATTGACCCCCTCCTGAAGAGCTTCATCG GAGAGTTCATGGAGAGCCTGCAGGACCCAGATCTGAACGTGCGCCGTGCGACTCTGGCTTTCTTCAACTCAGCTGTGCACAACAAGCCCTCGCTAGTCCGGGACCTGCTGGATGACATCCTGCCCCTCCTCTACCAGGAGACAAAGATCCGCCGGGACCTCATCCGAGAG GTGGAAATGGGTCCCTTTAAACATACAGTGGACGATGGGCTGGACGTGCGGAAGGCGGCCTTTGAGTGCATGTATTCACTTCTTGAGAGCTGCCTGGGCCAGCTGGATATCTGTGAGTTCCTGAACCATGTGGAGGACGGGCTGAAGGACCACTACGACATCCGG ATGCTGACCTTCATTATGCTTGCCCGGCTGGCCACCCTGTGTCCTGCACCTGTCCTGCAGAGGGTGGACCGTCTCATTGAGCCACTAAGGGCCACCTGCACTGCCAAG